A window of Quercus robur chromosome 12, dhQueRobu3.1, whole genome shotgun sequence genomic DNA:
TGGGCTTATATGCTCTAAAATCTGCTTAGCACCACCTTTATAggctaaacttttttttttcttttttttttttttgagaaagcttTATAGGCTAACTTGGAATCACAATTTCTTAACAAAAATATCCTTATCAACTATTTATCTCAACAGTCAAtctacctcaaaaaaaaaaaaaaaaaaaaaaaaaccccatttcCTTCAATAATTAAGTAGCATGCCTGGCTCTTTAGTCTTTAATTAATCTCATAAGGAAATccatgatttaaaaataaactccATCACTCCATGGATTGAATATCTCCAGCTTAGGTTAAAGAGAAAGTTACCTAATTCTGTTTGACcagtaaaaaaaatactaaaaatttccTATGTACAACTATTGCGACACATGAGGAAACATTTAAACTGAAGTCGGAACCACAGACAGAACAGAATTGACCTCGGAAACCGAAGTAATTAGGCGACTCACAGAACCAGTAAGAGACTTGAgtcttttaatataatttacaaAGAGACGCatcaatttattgtttttaagaaacagaacaaagaaagaataacaTCAGCTTTTTGTGAAGTGCCCAAGTGCAAGCAAAAGTGCAAAACACATGCATTGTAGGGAAAAgtaattcaaacaaaaaaaagtgaaacaaCTCTCTCACTGACTAGTTCGTAGTTACTATTACTACCCCATGTCATAAGGTGTGCATCACGTTAAAGGTGAAGTTACATACGCAAGAGAGAGGAACCAAACAAATccccccaaaagaaaaagagaaaaatataaagtaCAATTAACACTCACTTgagtccaaaactttttaaaactgATCCATTTGGTTTTTAACGACGTTTAGAGGGTTTAGTGACCAAGTTAATCTTTGAATTCCTTATCTAATCACAGTGTTAAGTTGTGCATCACATTGTACGCGTAATCATTGAAAACCGTGACCGTGACCCCTATATAATTGGGCAATATGTCCCAGAAGTAGCGTAGAAGCAACCGAGAAAGAGCACGTTGTAGTCTCTTTCTGGGATTACTCCTTTAGCTGCAGTGCTTTGCAGACCACATACCCAGTCATATCACATCATGGAGGGTGCAACTTCAAGCAAGAAGAGAAAGATTTGCCATGATGATGAAGTAGAAGAAGAGGATGAAGAGCAAAAAATTGACAAGTTCTTTGCTCTTATCAAAAGTATTCGCGAGGCACGTGAGCATTTGATAAATAGCTCGAATAATATTGCATTGAACAGCCAGAGAAAGAAGAGTAAATTTGctgaggaagagaagaagcAAATTGCAGTTTGGAAGCCCTCGTTCCAACATGAAGATTTCCTGGAAGAGGGTGTAGCAGCTGAGTTCAAGAAACCTCCTGTGACCGTGACCTTAGTGGGTTCTTCTAGAAGAGAAGGAGGAGCTGATGATCGGAAAGGAAATGACAAAGAAAGCTTAGACCTAAGGCTTTCACTCTAGTCTGTGTTGGACCAAAGTTTGGAATATAGGGTGGTGATGATTAAATGTTGAAACTAGAAGTGGCTTTGTTCCAATTCCAATcaaccatattttgatggtgaGAAGGGTATTTTAAAATACTGTATTGCTTGCAGCACTTACCATTTGATCATGTGCCTTGTAGAATCACAATCATCATGCAGTATATGCAGTTGGTGACATTTTACTTTTGTCCCACAATCAATTACGTTTGTAGAACTGATAAATGTATGAAATCGAGGTCCAGgtccttttatttatatatttatttcttttttggacaaacatcaattttttttgttgcataaCATTCTTCTTAATTTGCAAAAAAGTAAGAACACCAAATAAGCAAATTACTTGCTTATCAACTACTTCAGTGAAATTAATGGAATATGTGTCCACCTaattatttaacaaattaaCTTTTCTAGATATAATTTCAACCTATAGCCAGTGGCGAAGCTGGACTATTTTCCTAGGGGGCAACGTGtaaagttaaaatatatattttttatttttcatataatgtttattttttatgattgttaattattatcaaatcaatatattaattggtttttggtgtagttGGTATCGAACTCTATATCTTTTATTCTACGACAaaagattttaccaattaagcAACTATAACCTgcacaaattaatttttctaaatacTGGAAAATCTAAGAGCATTCATATCAGTCCTTATATAATAGAAAACAATGTAGAACTAACAtgatatttcctaaaaatgacTCACGCCAGTATGTGTCTAATTctataaatttacaagtttACTACaataatcatgtaaatttacaatgacactatttattttgtatttagttgtatttttttttcctttacttatCTCAAGgatgaacaaagagaggaaatagtatttgttgtgtgtgaaaaaagaaaaacaattttaaaaatcaaggaaaattaatattttaatgaaatagtgtgtaaaataaataatttgttgtgaggtgttttaaaaaataagtatgtaaaataaaaaaaagtaagttcttATAATAAAATAGACAGAAATTTGTGCACGAACCAATTCCAATGCTCTAACTagcattttttgataaattaggGACCATGGCTCCAATTTAACGAGTGAAAGTGGCTAACAAGGGCGCATGatcttaataattaattttgattcaaTTTCCGCTTCAGGGTAGCGAGAAATAGAACTGAGAAGGACATCTAATGAAAAATCTTAGTTCACCAGGTGCACCTCTTGAAGcgtgattcttttttctttttctttttctttttctctctctctctttttttttttgggcgttTCTTTTGGGTGTGTGCTTGacctctttttctttcaaagaCTTATTTAGTTACATAAcaaacacatgtttttttttttgtttttttcctcttttcttttcttgttttaattctttttcctttgagaTTTATTTGGTATGATAAACACGTGTGattattttacttctttttcttaatatgtttcaattctttcatcttttgagattcattatttaataattatgtatTAAACATGGTGTGTGCatggttctctctcttttgggtCTTGGAGACACAATTGACCCTATGTGGACAACTCTCTATTTTATGATGGTAAGAAATTTTACTCAATGAATTAGTTGTCTTATTCtctgggtccgtttggatacaacttatttttactgaaactgaaaactgaaaacactatagtaaaataatttttaaatgtgtgaatagtaccgtgggacccattttttatatttttcctgATGAACAATGTACAAACAATGCATAAACAGTGCAGTGTCTCCTAAAAGCTGTTgcatgtgaataaaaaaaaaaaaaggaaaacgcaaACGTGAAACGCAGCTCAACATGGAGTCAAACACTCACTCTCTCTACTGGGTCTTGGAGATACAATGACACTCTAAACTACATGGacaactcctctctctctctcttctatgcGTCCCGACTTCTTGAAGAACCACTAGTCACATTTATGCTATAGTCCAAAATGATTAGAAAAGCTTTAACTAGGGCTCTGGTATaattggttatatatatagctGGATTGGTATAATAAATATCCAATATAAAACTCATCACTAATATAATCTATTCTATTTGGGTATCACAATTTGCCTTGTTTAAATCTCGAACATTTTTTAGGACTCACATTGCATTGTGGTATCCTTAGGTCACATGGCATTACCAACCTGACTATTGTGATATTGTAGATTGTGtagatttgatttgattgtatCAATGTGTGATGTGCAAGCAAATACTAAGTCTTATAGCGAGTGTTTACCAGATAGATCTAGACCATATAAACGATTATGAAAAGCACTAATTAATTGTAACTTGTCTAGTCATTTTGGGTTATAGCGCAAACGTAACTAGCTCTTACTCAAATCATGACAAATCTTGAAGAGGACATCAAGGATTGAGTAAGGAAGATTCCTATACCTTTGGATTGTCTAGGATGAATTAAATTGTAGCCAACACTTTTTTCGGGTTGTAGCACTGCAATGGTATGAAATTTTTCTATCTGAACTAGTTATTGCACCAATAAACTTGTAGCTTAATGAAACTTCTCCCATTTCAGGGATAAAGGTTTTATAGCTTGCTCGATGTACATGTGTTTAGAACTAGACTTAGGATCTATGTTTTAGTCTTCTAGTtgtaatttttaacaaatttccATTCAAGTGTCAAGACACAAGAAATCAAAACTCGTAAAGGGGAATTTTAAAATCCAGCATGctgtaaaatttaagatatTCCAAGCTTTTGAATTCCCACAATAATCTATACATATAAAAGTAGAAATCAAATATGTGAGAGAAACTAATCCCACAACTCAAACCTTTTCGCCCTAGACCTTCAGGTACTTTGTGCATAGGAATGTGTTAATTAAGCTATAAAGCTATATTTAAATGTTTAAGTGCAAGCCATGGGAATATACAATCCATTTCATGGTAAATATCTAGTAGTTAACAAATTTAATGGTGAATATAGTGAcacttcattaaaaattaactatcattatttatttggtggaacaaaattataaatgaagTGACATTATATACATCCTTAGATTTAGGAAAACTAAATCTAAACAGAAATTATGTGTCACTTATTATAGTAGTATAAAACTTGAGTTATTGAATTATTAGGTTTGCTTTATCCAAGGATATTGTATCAATGGAACTATTAGTttcaattgttaataaagctagaagaatatatatgtgtgtgtctatatatataatgggtGTATTGCATGGCATGATGTGTTTGGGAGTTATTGGTAGTATACTAGTATGCCTGTGCATggaccaataaaaatttatatataaagtacataaaatatttcataaatatcattaaaattgacaaataaaatagttaataatgtaaaaaaaatacattaaggAATAAagtttctttccaaactaatttggagagaaactctataaactcctcatatatctcgatattgagtgtgaattttgaaaatctaaccgttagattgtatattcttattatattattcatgcatgtaaaatttcaagaagataaaaaatcaattgctatctcatcaaacaaaagttaaaatttcaaatttttatgatctaaaattgtgtataaaaaataagtttattgatcgaatagtaaataatatccaatttgaatgaaatttgatgtgcatgttaagaatataaggaacatgaaattcaacggttagattttcaaaattcacacaaaaaaaagaaatatataaaaagtttgaaaagttcATCTCCAAACTAAGTTATATActggaaatttattttgttagatTGAATTTTcgttaaaatcaaaattataatagattattgaaataatttaaaataaatataaacttttaCAGTATATTTCAATGATGAGAAATctataaatacaataaaattttacaaaattttcataatattcatattttattctattttaaacTCTTAAAATGTTGTGATAATATGTCATATCCGCGTCACAACTCTTCAACTAATTTGTTATATCTGCGTCACAACTCTTCAATTAATTGATTTTGTATGACTCTAGGGCCCTAGGCTTTTCTTCTTCCGGCTAGATTGGGGAGTGGGGAGAACACTAGCACTGCAAACCCACTGACCTTGATGGTACCCAATGACCTGTTTACCTAACAcaagttgcaacttgcaaggcATTTATTGAAGTCCAATTATAACTTCACAAGGGGTTCTCGTGAAtactataataatttaataatattagtaCTAGTTCGTTGAAGTCATTAACTATACTAATAAAAGTAACGGTgcatccaaaaacaaaattgacaatatttttaatatttgttggTGCGGTAAGATTattctagtttttattttaagatttgtttggttggaaagatagaaaagtgggaagttaaaaaatagagagaggatggaaaagtggaagaatagaaaagtttttagtttttctcaTTTGTATTTGATTGAGAAGGTGGAAAAGTTgaggaatgaaaaattttttggtttagttGAAAATAAGGTTGGTATAAATTTACCATCATGTCCCTCTTAAATAAagcaaaaagtaaaattatacttttaaaaa
This region includes:
- the LOC126710070 gene encoding protein NIM1-INTERACTING 1-like, coding for MEGATSSKKRKICHDDEVEEEDEEQKIDKFFALIKSIREAREHLINSSNNIALNSQRKKSKFAEEEKKQIAVWKPSFQHEDFLEEGVAAEFKKPPVTVTLVGSSRREGGADDRKGNDKESLDLRLSL